The Perca fluviatilis chromosome 3, GENO_Pfluv_1.0, whole genome shotgun sequence nucleotide sequence atacatacatacatacatacatacatacatacatacatacatacatacatacatacatacatacatacatatacccATAAGGGTCAGtacttatatacagtacattgccACCATACGGTGAATAATATCCTAAATAATGATGATAACCATAATGATAatgttcatcatcatcatcatcatcaccatagCAACATTCTCACAGCAGAATAATACACTCAATAGACACTCAACAGAACCTtctcaagataaaaaaaagaaaagtgtaacAATGGTGTTTATGGAGGACTTTTGTTGCCTCATATCTATTTCCTTGTTGTGCTTAAGGCCATAATGCTATCTCTACACAAGCATGTGAAAGGATAGGATATGAATAATTTGTGATATCCCTGTTTCCCAAAATGATGATTCCATTTCATCAAAATTTCCCTACAGATAGTTAACTTCCCAACACATATTTCTTTATGGGAGGTTCTTCTTAGTTTTATCCTGCTTTAACCAGAAGTTAAAGGCCCCATATCAGGTTCATACTTCTTTTAGTAtagtgtttctcaaactttttcagaCCAAGGACCACTTAACCAATAAAACTAAAACTTACAGACCAGCTAACTGCAAAAATATTCTCCAAAACAAAAGACCTCGTACTTCAACAGTACATTACAAGACAGCCAAATTAAAGGGGAACTAGTATgtagcattttcaggttcatattgGTTCATGtgattctactagaacatgtttacatgctttaatgttaaaaaactacttatttttcctcatactgcccatggctgctgctcctcaccctctgtctgagtgcctgtctctttaaaaaacaaacttgtgaAGAAGACCagtttgctctgattggtcagcatttccCACATCTGCCCTCTCTGAGTCTCCACaccatcattgcagccggggaatgactgtaacggcactgtagcgtCATGTTCTACCTTTTATATAGTAtagctgtgacatcacaactgtacaGAAGTCCTGGCGattcgtttaaaggcacagtttctgaatatgggctgtgtacatttctctgtggattgagcactttgatactttcacagtatttatataacaCTTCCACCTGCTTTATAATCCAAAAAGACATGGAGgctcactttttacaatgtgggacctttaaatgaccAGCGAATGCAggtacaaattaaatgtaaatgtgaaaCATCATCATGTCACTCGCCAACTTGGTTGATGCGGAATCTAATCCCACAAAGGACACGACAAAGGGGAAGGTCAATTGCACAACGATAACGGAAGCATTTCCAGGGTGCCATGCCATTGTCCCAACAACGTTATTCCCAAACCCTaatagtttgaaaaaaaaaaaaccttcccaTTGGATCGAAAGCCAAGTCTGACTGTTATGAAACAATCGGTGGTTTGTCTTCTATCATCTACAGGCTTGACCTCTGTAAGTTCATTCTGAAAGCATTTACAAGCTCAGGGAACAAAGTGACAGCAGGGTTTggttcacaatgttctaaaggtttCAATGAGACACACAGCTCTCATTTCCAATGACGCCCTgattcagcctgttctcatgaaccattccttcaaaagctacgaaaagttaagctTGCTGTATACACTACATTGACGGCTGATGTATACTAATGTGGCTGGCCACATAGGGAGGAGATCGGGGGGGGGATGGGTGGGCGTtaacatacaggactttcaagccggAGAGAGGAGTtgtggtgcgttctttttgtcttgtaatcgcgactagtagctcgagcgtgacgtcacatccgtgtcgaaaaacgaataaccagCGGGTTGTtgcgtttttaacatttttagtaacatttaggattctattcacccagttattgacatattacacagaTATATTTCacagcgacatgcctataggtagcagtatacagtgctatgtttaactcctaataagactgtagagacatgcctataggtagcagtatacagtgctatgtttaactcctaataagactgtagagacatgcctataggtagcagtatacagcgctatgtgtacgacttcttcatttggttacaacaaagacaaaagtgcttaaaattgtagaaaaccacaatgtttactacgtgtgatgcacgacgagGTAcctctttgaaagtgagctcggggtcctctgagttcagacgacttgacaagtcgtaaatacgacctcgggggcgttctttttgcaacttccgggtcgtaactccggaaaacgactcgtaaaacgacttcggtggacaaaaagaacgcaccattggCTTCCCAGGGAAAGCTAAAGCCTTTCACCCAAgaaatgcgtgttccttgggaatggtttaatccaaaccacaatctttttccaaaaacgctcatattttgtggactaaatttaaccgtaatgtccgccgaaatgaccggcaacTCGCAGTGCTTTGCACccagctcaaagtcacctattttcgggtaactgaaccaccagctaccactgatacaacggaggtctgtagccgggGTCACAAAAGCTCTGCAGAGGCTTAAACAACTACCAACTGCCGCTCTGCGTCATGGAGGTTGTTGCCAGCCTGCGTCACatgaccagccggcggtctccTAATTTCATAGGATATCATATGTTTTGGTGTGCAAACATTTTCAtacgatatcatacggacccattcatgagaatgcgttgcctGATTACATGCCATATAAAATTACAATACGTTTAAAAAATACTGAACATAGTAattcatatataatatagagTTGCAATACACAGTGCACACATTAAACAATTACAGAATGAACTCAAAGTTTGCAGTTTACATTCAGAAAACATGGACTCATAAAGAAGAcatttaaactgattaaatgGAATCAGGCTGTTTAATTACATTAGAATCTGGAGGTTATTCCATGTATATGGAGCATAATACTCGAATGCAGTTTTGCCTGATAGAAACGTAGCTTGAACAATCTGTTTCCTTCAACTTTGGGTGAGGCAGAATTTATTAGGCTACTATTAAAAAAATGCTAATTTtggctttcatttcttcagttCACTTCAGTTATGTGTGCTTTTAAAGACTTTAGAAGAAGAAGTTGACTTTAAAAGACTTTGGAAGAAGTTTACTTAGATCCTTAGATTCAACTTAGATGACGTGAGagtagaaagaaaagaaagaggcaCCAGAGGAAAGGAGGATCCGTTTAAATGTATGTTCACAGAGATAAATCTTCAGGAAGTAACAATTCATGATACCAATTTAAACAGATGAGAGAGACTTTGTTCAGAGTTTTTACAGAATGATAACAGATTCACAACACCGACGGCATGTTGTCCCGAAAACAAAAGCCCACTTTTATGCTTATTTTACTTAGTTCATAGAATATCTTCCACCAATTGTCTCTCTCCTTGCAAAACTCTGCTTGTTTTGTGAAACAGCAACTTACTTCgggctagcaagctacacactgaaaatgtcaaatttaAATCGAGCTATTTGTGACCCAAAATATTTGACAGGCCTAAGATACATTGCACAGGTCGAAAGGTCGAGGGAAAGGCCGACCTAAAGACGACAAAAAGACAGACTTTGAAACTTTACATGAAGATGACAGGGAAGATCAGGCAACTAGCAAGCAGTGAGAACCAGATCTTAACAGCCAATCCCTGAGGAATGACATTTCCACACAGCTACATGAAGTAGTTTCATCTAACCGAGAGATAAAAGAAGCCATAGGGACATTTTCTGAAAAACTCACAGAAGCAGAAACCCACATTAGCACAGCGGAGGACCAGATAGCTTCGCTAACGAGCCTAGCCGATACCACGCGGAAAACAGTCCAGAAACTTACCTCACAGATTGAAGAGTTGGAAAACTGACAAAGTCGTTCCAACCTGAGACTGGTTGGATTACCCGAAGGGTCGGAGAATAGAGATGCGCGTGCATTCTTAATGACATGGCTACCCAAGGCCCTTGACATCGAAGCAGCAGGACAACCGTTAACCATCGAGCAAGCCTACATGCTGGGAAAAATGCCACAGCTGACGCAGGTTCAGCACAGCTCGGATGGAACACGGCCACTGTTAGAAAGCCCACACTGTTAATGTATTGTTACATTGTTAATTGAGATAAGTTCTATTCAGTAATAGCCAGTTCTCTGTTAGTTTCTATATGTCCTACGCTCTTGAACGTACCATAGCCGTTCCGATACTATTGAATGCACCACATGTGAAACGCCGTGCTGTTACGCTAGTTCTCCGGTGGATATATATTGTAATCTCCTTTGCCTTCTTAACGTTCATCTACCTCCCTGGTTTATTGCTGTGTGTAAATGACATAAGGTGAGATTAACAACATTATACTGTCTGACTGGATGCTAACGTTGTGTACTGTTTAGATGTGCATTAGTTAATGCTAACTCTGTTATTGTTATCAGCGTTGCTAAAGCTCATAAGCTAAGACCAGCTGTCTGTATGTATCGTGTGAGATAATTTGTGTATGTTACATGATTCCCGTGGTATACTTTAGTACTGAATACAGTCCTTCGCTACCTTAGTACCTTTATTATGTTAGTGTATATGTATTTGCATTACATATGGTGATTGCTATACTGATtgttactttgtattattacaGACCACAGCCAAATAAACCCACCAAAACAGGACATCTGTATCCGTGTTCTTTAATAGGAACACCAACCCCACACCTTGCCACTCTAAACCAGTTTACTTTCTGGAGACAACCCAATCTCTCCTTTTTATGGTCCTTCGAGCCGGATTAGAGTAACAACCGAGGTATGGATCCTACAGATGACCAGGATGAGCCTGCACTCCAACGTGCTTCGCAGAGAGAGCGTCACCCCCCAGCTTACCTGAGTGACTATGTGGTGGCAACCCCCCCTTCAGAGGGACAAACCCACACCACTACCCAGAGCTCACATAGCCGGAAATCATGCTCATCTCGGAGGAGCTCAAATCCCAGGTCCACACGGTCATCTCGCTCATCCATGAGCAGACTCACCTCTATTACTTTATCAGAGCTAGAAACAGCCCAGCTTGAGGAGCGAGTGAAAGAAATGGAGCTTGAGGAGTTACAACAACACATAGAGGAGGATCAACACATTGAGCAGGAGTGTCAGAGACTTCAATCTCAAGCCCGAGAAGCCCAACAGCTACAGGAGGAAGCCATTAGGACACAAGAGTCGCTAACTAGGCAGCTGGAGAGGCGAAGACAGCTAAAGAAGAGAGTGAATGAGCTGGAGATAGCTAAGATGGTCACTTCTCTACTTAAAGAGAAACCACAGGACCCTGATGGTGCCAGATGCTCATCATGTCCACCAGATTATAGCAATGCAGGTAACCATTCGCCCCCGCCTCCAGTGCTTCACACAGCTCCGCCTCCAGCTCTTGTGGTTCCACCTCCTGTGGTCTCGGCCCCGCCTCCAGTGCTTCACACAGCTCCGCATTCCGAACCTCTGGCTCCGTCTCCTGTGCAG carries:
- the LOC120556515 gene encoding pollen-specific leucine-rich repeat extensin-like protein 1, which codes for MDPTDDQDEPALQRASQRERHPPAYLSDYVVATPPSEGQTHTTTQSSHSRKSCSSRRSSNPRSTRSSRSSMSRLTSITLSELETAQLEERVKEMELEELQQHIEEDQHIEQECQRLQSQAREAQQLQEEAIRTQESLTRQLERRRQLKKRVNELEIAKMVTSLLKEKPQDPDGARCSSCPPDYSNAGNHSPPPPVLHTAPPPALVVPPPVVSAPPPVLHTAPHSEPLAPSPVQYPPPLPLPQSALPPVSLPPSLAPVNYNLASMPQYHPSNSAFTYPVQATSCSASGLPQSSPQQPQAAAVLPFTATSYGIPKPMIPLL